A single region of the Verrucomicrobiia bacterium genome encodes:
- a CDS encoding DUF5989 family protein has translation MSSPMWALLKEFFKFSRQEKKWWLIPLVLLLLALGAIIIFTANSGIAWMMYPFM, from the coding sequence TTGAGTTCACCGATGTGGGCCTTGCTCAAAGAATTTTTTAAGTTTTCCCGGCAGGAAAAAAAATGGTGGTTGATTCCGCTCGTCCTGCTGCTGCTCGCGCTCGGCGCCATCATCATCTTCACGGCCAATTCCGGCATCGCCTGGATGATGTACCCGTTTATGTGA